One Colius striatus isolate bColStr4 chromosome 8, bColStr4.1.hap1, whole genome shotgun sequence genomic region harbors:
- the SLC25A28 gene encoding mitoferrin-2 — protein sequence MQSLRPEPAARYRNVLEALWRIARTEGVWRPMRGLNITATGAGPAHALYFACYEKLKKTLSDVIHAGGNSHVANGAAGCVATLLHDAAMNPAEVVKQRMQMYNSPYQRVTDCVRAVWHNEGAGAFYRSYTTQLTMNIPFQAIHFMTYEFLQEQLNPHRQYNPGSHVVSGACAGAVAAAATTPLDVCKTLLNTQESLALSSNISGHITGMANAFRTVYQVGGLTAYFRGVQARVIYQMPSTAIAWSVYEFFKYILTKRQEERWAGK from the exons ATGCAGAGCCTGCGGCCGGAGCCCGCCGCCCGCTACCGGAACGTGCTGGAGGCCCTGTGGCGCATCGCCCGCACCGAGGGCGTCTGGCGGCCCATGCGCGGCCTCAACATCACGGCCACCGGCGCCGGCCCGGCGCACGCGCTCTACTTCGCCTGCTACGAAAAGTTAAAAAAGACGCTGAGCGACGTTATCCACGCGGGGGGCAATAGCCATGTGGCCAACG GTGCAGCCGGGTGTGTAGCAACATTGCTCCACGATGCAGCCATGAACCCTGCCGAAG TGGTCAAACAGAGGATGCAGATGTACAACTCGCCTTACCAGCGTGTGACGGACTGTGTGCGGGCTGTGTGGCACAACGAAGGGGCTGGAGCTTTCTACCGCAGCTACACCACCCAGCTCACCATGAACATCCCCTTCCAAGCCATTCACTTCATGACCTATGAGTTCTTGCAAGAGCAGCTCAACCCCCACAGACAGTACAACCCAGGCTCCCACGTGGTCTCCGGAGCCTGCGCGGGGGCTGTCGCTGCTGCTGCCACGACGCCTTTGGACGTTTGCAAAACGCTGCTCAACACCCAGGAATCCCTGGCCTTGAGCTCCAACATCAGCGGACACATCACAGGCATGGCCAATGCCTTCAGGACGGTGTACCAAGTGGGTGGCCTGACTGCCTACTTCCGAGGGGTCCAGGCGAGGGTCATTTACCAGATGCCCTCGACAGCGATCGCCTGGTCCGTGTACGAGTTCTTCAAATACATTCTCACCAAGCGCCAGGAGGAGCGGTGGGCTGGGAAGTGA
- the NKX2-3 gene encoding homeobox protein Nkx-2.3: protein MMLPSPVTSTPFSVKDILNLEQQQQDPHYGAQLSHHLEHHFHPAACLLAAADGARFSDGEEEEEEEKLSYLSPMAAPGSQVEARISADSYVHAVLRGSCEAPGPGEELNPAARDPKSCVLKKPLDVAEKAEEAERPKQRSRRKPRVLFSQAQVFELERRFKQQRYLSAPEREHLASSLKLTSTQVKIWFQNRRYKCKRQRQDKSLELGGPAAPPPPRRVAVPVLVRDGKPCLGGSQGYSSAYNGPYSYNGFPAYGYGNAASYNPGYGCTYPAGTGGASMQAACSPAAAAGPFVNVGGLGGFAGSGQPLHQAAAGPSCSQGALQGIRAW from the exons ATGATGTTACCGAGTCCAGTCACTTCCACCCCCTTCTCTGTCAAAGACATCCTCAatctggagcagcagcagcaggacccGCACTATGGGGCCCAGCTCTCTCACCACCTGGAGCACCACTTCCACCCCGCCGCCTGCCTGCTGGCGGCCGCCGACGGCGCCCGCTTCTCCGACggcgaggaggaagaggaggaggagaagctgtCCTACCTGAGCCCCATGGCAGCGCCCGGCAGCCAGGTGGAGGCGCGGATCTCCGCCGACAGCTACGTGCACGCCGTGCTGCGCGGCTCCTGCGAGGCCCCCGGCCCGGGAGAGGAGCTGAACCCCGCCGCCCGCGACCCAA AAAGCTGCGTCCTGAAGAAGCCGCTGGATGTGGCGGAGAAAGcggaggaggcagagaggccGAAGCAGCGGAGCCGGAGGAAGCCGCGCGTCCTCTTCTCCCAGGCGCAGGTCTTCGAGCTGGAGCGACGGTTCAAGCAGCAGCGTTACCTGTCGGCGCCCGAGCGGGAGCACCTGGCCAGCAGCCTCAAGCTCACTTCCACGCAAGTTAAGATCTGGTTCCAGAACCGGCGCTACAAGTGCAAGCGGCAGCGGCAGGACAAGTCGCTGGAGCTgggcggccccgcggccccgccgccgccgcgtaGAGTGGCCGTGCCCGTCCTGGTCCGCGATGGAAAGCCGTGCCTCGGTGGATCGCAGGGCTACAGCTCGGCATACAACGGGCCCTACTCCTACAACGGTTTTCCCGCCTACGGCTACGGCAACGCTGCCTCCTACAACCCTGGCTACGGCTGCACCTACCCGGCGGGTACCGGTGGCGCCTCCATGCAAGCCGCCTGCAGCCCGGCAGCCGCCGCCGGCCCCTTCGTGAACGTGGGCGGCCTGGGGGGCTTCGCCGGCAGCGGCCAGCCACTGCAccaggcggcggcggggccctCCTGCAGCCAGGGCGCACTGCAGGGCATCCGGGCCTGGTAG